The Armatimonadota bacterium genomic sequence CGCACCCGGTCGCCGACCCGGACCTCCGCGCCGCCGCGCGTGACGACCTGCAGCCGGCCCCTTCGGACCTGTGGAAACTCTCGGGCCCGTTCGACGTGGACGACAACCCGTTCGTCGGTGGCCGCCACGATCCCCTCCACCGTGGCGCGCAGCCCCACCAGAGACGCGGCGTCGTCGGGGCCCACCGGACGGGCCGCATGCGCGTGCAGCGCCGCGCCCACCGCCGCCGCGAGCACCACCAGCGCCAGGGATCCTGCCACCGTGGACCGGCAGACCAAAGCCGCCGCCACCCCGGCCGCTGCGAAGCCGAAGCCGACGATCCCCCACGCAGGAAGGGACAGGTACGACGCGCCGGCGATACCGGCAGCGAGCGCGACGCTGGCCCACACCAACGGTCGGCGCACTCTCCCTCCGCGGCACCAAAGGTCCCGAGGAGCAAACGGGAGCCGACCCGACTTTCGCGCAGGCGGGTGAGTGATCTCCTGCGGAGCAACCGACGCTACCGCTTTCTCAGCGCGCCGACGACCGCGCCGCCGATCATGCTCACGATGCCCTCGTAGAGGCTGAGGGCCAGCAGGACCGCACCCCCTACAGCACCCACGATCGCGCCCACGAGTCCGGCGATCGCGATCCCCAGTGCTTCCAGGACGAAGAACCCTACGACGGCGCCGAGGATGCCCGCCAGGAAGCCGGCCAGCGCGCCGCGCCCTGCGCCGCCGCCGGCGATGAGCGCGGCCACCGCCCCTCCCGCCAGCGGCCCGAAGGGGACGGGCGTCAGGATGACGTTGACAAGGAAACCGACGATCACGCCCAGCAACATGATGGTGCGCCTCCGTTGGACAAGGGAGCTCGGGTCGGCCCTTGCGCCGGTCGGCTACGAAATGGCGCGCGACGCGATCTCTTCGTGCGCGCGCCGCGCAAATTCCTCCAGGGACATCGAACCCAGGTCGCCCCGCGAACGATGACGCACCGCGACCATGCCGGAGCGTACTTCCCGGTCCCCGACGACCAGCATGTACGGAACCTTCATCAGTTGCGCGTCCCGGATCTTCCGACCGATCTTCTCATTTCGGCCGTCGACGTCTGCCCGCAGTCCCCGGGCACGCAGGGCCGCCGCCGCTTCCCGGGCGTGGGCGATGTGCCGGTCGGCGATCGGCAGCAGGCGGGCCTGCTCCGGAGCCAGCCACATCGGGAATGCGCCCGCGTAGTGCTCGATGAGCAGCCCGAAGAAGCGCTCCATCGAACCGAACAGCGCCCGGTGCACCACGTAGGGAACGTGCTCGCGGCCGTCCTCGCCCACGTAGGTCAGCCCGAACCGCACCGGCAGGTTGAAGTCGAACTGCACGGTGGCCGTCTGCCACGGCCGGTTCAGCGCGTCGACCAGGTGGATGTCGATCTTGGGCCCGTAGAAGACCGCCTCGCCCTCCAGGCGCGCATACGGAAGGCCCCTGCGGTCGAGCACGGCGGCCAGCGTGCTCTCGGCCGTATCCCACATATGGGGGCTGCCCGCATACTTCCCGAAGTCATTCGGATCGCGGACCGAGAGGTGAACCCTGTAGTCCCGAAATCCGAATGCCTCGTAGATCGTGAACGCCAGGTCCAGCACCCGGTCCATCTCGTCGGCGAGCTGGTCGGGACGGCAGAAGATGTGTGCGTCGTCCTGCGTGAAGCTGCGCACGCGCAGCAGACCGTGCAGCACTCCGGAGCGCTCGTACCGGTAGACCGTCCCGAGTTCCCCGATGCGCATCGGCAGGTCACGGTACGATCGGGTCTCCCGACGGTAGAGCATCATGTGAAACGGGCAGTTCATCGGCTTGATCAGGTAGCGCTGCTCTTCAACTTCCATCGGCCCGAACATGCTCTCCCGGTACCAGTGCAGATGACCGCTCGTCTCCCACAGGTGGGCACGGGCGATGTGCGGCGTGTACACGAGTTCGTACCCGTGCTCGCGATGCAGCTGCTTCCAGAAGGTCTCCGCGACCTCTCGGACGACGGCGCCACGCTGCGTCCACAGAACCAGACCGGGGCCCACGTCCTCGCTGATCAAGAACAGGTCCAGCTCTCGTCCGAGCCGGCGATGGTCTCGCCTCTTGGCTTCTTCGAGCAGCCGCAGGTGTTCGGCGAGCTGGCCTTCGTCGGGGAAGCTGATGCCGTAAATCCGGGCAAGCTGCTCGCGCCGCTCGTCACCGCGCCAGTACGCGCCCGACGTGCTCAGCAGCTTCACCGCCTTGATGTACCCGGTGCTCGGCAGGTGCGGCCCCCGGCACATGTCCACGAAACCGTCCTGCCGATAGAAGGACACCCGCTCGTCGCGGATGTCCTCGAGCAGCTCCAGCTTGTACTTCTCTCCCATCTCGCGGTACATGCGGATCGCCTCGTCGCGGGGGATCTCGATCCGCTCGATGGGTTGATCCTGCCGCGCCAGCTCGCGCATGCGCGCTTCGATCCGGTCCAGGTCTTCCGGCATCAACGGACGGCCAATGTCGATGTCATAGTAGAAGCCGTCTGCGATCGGCGGGCCGATGGCGAGCTTGGCGTCCGGGAACAGTTCCTTGACGGCCTGCGCCATCAGGTGTGCGGAGGAGTGCCAGTAGATCTCCCGCCCCTGCGGGTCGTCGAACCGCAGGAACCGGACCTCGGCGTCGCATTGGGCTGACGCGGACAGGTCCATGGGTTGGCCGTTCACCAGGGCCGCCAGGGCATCACGCTCGCCGCGTTCCTTGGCGATGTCGACAAGGCGCGTACCGACCGGATAGCTCGCCTCGGTGCCGTCGGCGAACCGGATCCGTACCCTGTCGGCCCGTGCGTCCATCCTCCACCTCCGAACGAGACAGCGCCCCGTCCTCTCGGGACGGGGCGCTGCCCGCGGTTCCACCCGGATTCCGGTGGTCGCCGTCGCTCCCACCGGCTCTCGCGAGGTTCTATCGGCCCTCACCGGCAGGCTTGGTGCCGCCCCCACCAGGCGGCCTTCACCCGCAGCTCCGAGATGGTGTCGCGCCGCCTCTCCGCGGGAGGGCTTCCAGCCCAGGCCCCACCCTCTCTCGTGCGGCGTTTCGACGCGACGCGTCCTCTTCGTCGCTCTTCGTGCAAGGATAGCCGCGGCGCGGCGACTTGTCAAAAGGGCCGCTACAGGCGAAACGCATCGGGCAGGATCTCGACGGCGACCGGCTCTCCCGTCGGTCCGAGTTCTACGGCCACCACGTCGAACCGGCAGACGGGGTGCCTCGCCCGGTGACGCTGCAGGTAGGCTTCGGCCAGGCGAGCGATGCGACGCTGTTTGTGCAGCGTCACCGCCTCGAAGGGATTCCCGCGGTCCGCCGTCCTCCTCGCCTTCACTTCCACGAACACCAGCGTACCGCCCTGATCACACACCACGTCGATCTCCCCGAACCGGAACCGCACGTTGCGCGCCACGACCCGGTAGCCGGCCCGCCGCAGCGCCGCGACCGCCGCCTCCTCCGCGTCAGTCCCGATCCGCCGTCGGTTCATCGCCCCACAGCGCGTCGGCGCGGAACGGAGAGAAAGACCGGCGGTGAACCGGGCTCGGCCCCAGCGCGCGGATCGCCGCGAAGTGTTCGGCGCAGGCGTACCCCTTGTGGCGGGCGAACCCGTAGCCGGGGTAGAGGGCGTCCAGTTCGGTCATGATGCGGTCACGCTCGACCTTGGCGAGGATCGACGCCGCCGCGATGCAGGCCACCTGCGCGTCCCCGTTCACGATCGTACGCTGGGGGATCGGCAGGTACAGGCCCGAGCGCCCATCCACCAGCACCAGCGACGGCACGACGATCAGCCCTTCCACCGCCCGCCGCATCGCCAGGCGCGCGGCATGCAGGATGTTCATCCGGTCGATCTCCTCGACGGACGCGGTCGCGACCGCCCACGCCAGCGCGCGGCGGCGGATGTGCTCGGCCACCACCGCCCGCACGGACGGCGCCAGTCTCTTGCTGTCGTCCAATCCCGGGATCCGGGTCTGGCGCCCGAAGATGACCGCGGCCGCCACCACCGGGCCGGCCAGGGGCCCGCGCCCGGCCTCGTCCACTCCCGCGACCCAGGCGTACCCAGCCCGCCAGGCCTCCCGCTCAACGCGGTAGAGCGAGACACGCCCCCGCGCCCCGCGGGCTGTCAGCGCACCACGCCCATCCGCGTGGGCGGCCAGTAGACGACGAACGCGCGGCCGACGACGTTCTGGATCGGGACCAGGCCGAAGAAGCGGCTGTCCTCGCTGTTGCACCGGTTGTCCCCCATCACGAACAGGTGGTTCGGGGTCACCGTCTTCGGGCCGAAGTTCTGGGCGCACGCACGGTCGCCGCCGAGGGGCGTCAGATCCGGGCGCGGGCGCCCGTTCAGGAACACCACGCCTTGCCGCAGTTCCACACGGTCGCCCGGCAATCCGACCACCCGCTTGACGAAGTCCTTGCCGGGGTTCAGAGGATACCGGAAGACGATCACGTCTCCGCGCTGGACCGGCGCCAGGCGGTAGTAGAACTTGGCGACGAGAATGCGGTCGCCAATGTGGAGGGTCGGCTCCATCGATCCCGAGGGGATGAAGAAGGCCTGTACGACGAAGGTGATGATGACGAACGCCAGCACGACCGCGAACACCGCGGCGTCGAGCGTCTCGATGAAGACGCGCCGCACCGAGGGGGAGAACAGATAGGCACGCTTGACCGCCAGCCGGAGCACGACGAGCGCCACAGCGACCACCATGATGATCACCGGGATGCTCATCTCGGGAAGCGACACGGACGACAGCGACTCCCTGAGGTTGACCATGGATCCGTCTGTCCTGCGGCACGCAAAGGGCGGCGCGTTCCGCACCGCCCGTCACGCTGGATGCACGCGCCACGCCTCGATCGCAGGCCCCGCGGGTGGGCGGCGTCGAGCGCTCCTTGTCCTAGCGCCGCTCCCGGATGCGCGTCTGCTTGCCCACCTTGTCCCGCAGGTAGTACAGCTTCGCACGGCGCACGCGTCCGCGCCTGACCACGTCGACGCGGTCCAGCCGCGGAGAGTGCAGCGGGAAGATGCGCTCCACGCCGACCCCGTGCGAGATCCGCCTGACCGTGAAGGTCTCGCGCAACCCGCCGCCGCGGCGGCCGACCACGACCCCCTCGAAGGCCTGCACGCGCTCTCTGCCGCCCTCGATCACCTTCATGTGGACGCGCACTGTGTCCCCGGGTCCGAAGTCCGGTATCTTCGATTTCAACTGCGGCTGCTCGACCAGCATCGTCTTGTCCATAGCCGTCCTCCGCGCCCGTGACCGGCGCCACAAAACCAGATTATACACTACGCGGGCCCCCGGCCGGACTCCCCGGCGTTCACGTCCCTCTCCGGTGCGTGGGCGTCCTCCCCTTCGATCTCTTCCAACAGCTTCCGGTCTTCGGGGCCGAGCTCGGCCGCCGCCAGCAGGTCCGGCCGCCTGCGGGCCGTCCGCCGCAGCGCTTCCTTCCGCCGCCATCGGGCGATCTCTGCGTGGTGGCCGGACAGCAACACCTCTGGCACCCGCAACCCTTCCACCTCGGGGGGGCGTGTGTAGTGCGGGAAGTCCAACAATCCGCCGCTGAACGAGTCGGCCTCCACCGATCCCCGGTCGCCGACGACCCCGGGCACCAGCCGCGCCGTCGCATCGACGATCACGAGGGCCGCGAGTTCGCCTCCGGTCAGCACGTAGTCGCCGATGGAGATCTCCTCCGCGCCCAGTCCCAGCACGACCCTCTCGTCCACACCCTCGTAGTGGCCGCACAGCACGACCAGGTGCGACAGTCGGCTGAGCTCCCTGGCCGTCGCCTGGTCGAACCGTCTCCCCTGCGGCGAGGTCAACAGGATCCTGTCGGGCCGCCCCGCCTCCGCGGTGATCGCGCGCACCGCGGCGAAGAACGGCTCGGCCTTCATGACCATCCCCGGGCCGCCGCCGTACGGGTAGTCGTCGGTGGTGCGGTGCCGGTCGGTCGCGAAGTCCCGAAGGTCCCAGACGCGCACCGCGAGGATACCGCGCGCCTGCGCGCGGCCCAGCACGCTCATCTGCAGGGGGGCCATCGCCTGCGGAAAGATCGTCACGATGTCGATCCGCAGACGCGCGGCCTGGTCGTGGCTCATCGGTCGTCCACCAGCCCGGGAATTAGACGCACGACCATGCGGCCACCGCGGGGGTCCAACTCCGCCACCACGTCCCGGACCGCCGGGATCAGGACTTCCCGGCCTCCGCCGCGCACCGCATACACGTCGTTCGCCCCGGTCCGCAAGACCTCCGCGACCCACCCGAGGGGCTCGCCGTCGGTGGTCGTCACCTCCATCCCGATCACGTCGTGGACGTAAAACCGGCCTTCCGGAAGAGGCGGGGCGTCCTCGCGCTCCACGTGGAGAGAGGCACCGCTCAGTTCGCGCGCGGTCTCCGGCGTGTCCACACCCGTCAGCTTCACGAGGAACGTCTCGCCGGCGCTTCGCACACGTTCGACCCCGTAGGCGGTCGTCCGATCCCCACGCACCACGAGCACCCGGCGCAACGTCCGAAACCGGTCGGGGAAGTCGGTGTCCGGCCGCACGCGCACCTCTCCGTGGATCCCGTGCGGGCGCATCACGACACCGATCCGGAGAGTCCTCGGTGCGGGCCTGCCCGTGGGTCCGGCCATCTCGCCTCCGGCTACCCCTGCCGGATCTCCATGACGATGCCGTCCTTCACGACGATCTCGGTGCGGGTGAGCTTGCTGAAGAGGTTGTCGCCCACCCGGATCTCCAGCTGCGAGTCGACCGTGGTCTGCGGAAACTCGCTGTTCAGCACGAGATTCTCCGCCTCCCGCAGACGGTCACGGAGCTCGGCCCGTACCATCTCCTGGCGCGTGCGCTCCAGTTCCAGCTGCTGGCGAAGCCCACGGCTCTGGGGCGACACCTGCCGCTCAAGGTCCAGACGCCGCAACTGCGTCTCGATCTGGTTGAGGACTTCCTCGACCCGTCGAAGCGCCTCCTCGAGTTCCCGCCGGTACAGGTCCTTGAAGTTCTCCGTGACGATCGCCTTGACCACCACGGGCCGGATCACTGTGATTGACGCCATCCCAACCTCCGGTCATCCGCCCTCGATTTCCACCATGACCGCGTCGCGCCCCCTGCGGCGCGCGGCCGCCCGCGCGAGGATGCGCACTGCGCGCGCGACACGGCCATTGCGACCGATGACCTTGCCGACGTCTTCGGGGGCCACCCGCACCCGCACCACCTTACCTCGGGCATGCTCCACCTCCGAGACCTCGACGGCGGTCGGATCGTCGACGATGCCCATGACGATGTGCTCGACCAACTCCCGCATCGCTTCAGACAAGGCACAACGAACGCGAGTTTCGCACTCCCACCCAGGCGCGGGCCCGCTCGCTCTGGGAGAGGGCTTGGGTGGGCGTCATGCCTTGGACCTCGCCCGCTCCTGCCACTGTCGGAGGATGCCGGTCTTCCGCAGCAGGACCCGCGCCGCGTCCGACGGACGCGCGCCCCGCTCCAGCCAGGCGATCGCCTTCTCGGCGTTGATGTGGATCGTCGACGGTTCCGTGCGCGGGTTGTACTGGCCGATCACCTCGATGTACCGGCCGCTGCGGGGCGACCGCGAGTCTGCCACGACCACCCGGTACACGGGCTGGTGGCGCTGCCCCATGCGCATCAACCGAATCTTCACCGCCATCGCTTCCTCCTTGGCAATCAGATCGGAAACGGCGGCTTCCTGCCCCGCCGTCCCACCGCTTCGAACCGCTTCATCATCCGCTTGGTCTCCTCGAACTGCCGGAGCAACCGGTTGACGTCCTGCACGGTCGTTCCGCTGCCCCGGGCAATCCGTCGCTTGCGGCTGGCGTTGAGGATCGCCGGGTCGCGGCGCTCGGCCGGCGTCATCGAGTTCACGATCGCCTCGACCCGACCGAGCTGCGATTCATCGACCTCGGCCCGAAGGGCCCGGCGCCCCGCCATCCCCGGAATCATGTCGATCAGGTTCTGCAGCGGGCCCATCCTGCGCACCTCGCGCAGCTGCTGGCGGAAGTCCTCCAGCGTGAACTCGGCCCGGCGTATCTTGCGCTCCAGTTCGGCCGCCCTCTCGGCTCCGATCGCCTCCTGTGCCCGCTCCACCAGCGTCAAAACGTCGCCCATGCCCAGGATGCGGGACGCGACGCGCTCAGGATGGAAGGGTTCGAGCGCATCCAGCTTCTCGCCCGTTCCCACGAACAAAATCGGCTGACCCGTCACCGCAACCACCGACAGCGCCGCCCCGCCCCGCGCATCGCCGTCCATCTTCGTGAGCACGATCCCGTCGATGCCCACCGCGGCCTGGAACCGATCCGCGACGCCGACCGCTTCCTGGCCCGTCATCGCGTCGACGACCAGAAGCACGTGATGCGGACAGATCGCCTCCCGCAGCCGTCGGATCTCGTCCATCAACGTCTCGTCCACGTGCATCCGGCCGGCGCTGTCCACGATAACGAAGTCCGATCCCTGAGAGCGGGCGTGCTCGATCGCCGCCTCCGCCACCGCCACCGGGTCGGTCCAGTCCCGGTGGAACACCGGCACGCCCGCCGACGCCCCGACCACCTGCAACTGCTTGACGGCGGCTGGGCGGTGGAGGTCCGCGGCCACCAGCAGCGGCCGCCGGCCGCGCCTGCGCAGGTGGAGCGCAATCTTGGCCGCCTGCGTCGTCTTGCCGGTTCCGTGCAGACCGCACATCAGGACGACGGTCGGCGGCTTCGGCGCCGGTGCGAGTTCGCGGTGGGCGGTCCCCAGCAACCGCGTCAGCTCGGCGTGTACGATCTGGATGACCTGCTGGGCGGGGCTCAGGCTCTTCCAGATTTCCTGACCGACGGCCGCGTCGCGCACGCGCGCAACGAACTCTCGCACGACCTTGAAGTTGACGTCCGCTTCCAGCAGGGCCAGGCGCACCTCGCGCAGGGCGGCATCGACGTCCTCGATCCGCAGCGCACCGCGGCCGCTCAGCTTCCGGAAGACTCCGCCGAGCCGTTCCTGCAGGGTCTCGAACATGCCCTCACCGCCTTGTACACCCGAAACCCACCGCCCCGTTCGACCTCCTCCGCGTTGCCGAAGATCCGGGCGACGATCCTGCCCAGCGTCTTCGCACCCATCCCGGTCCGGGCGACTAGGTAGAAGCGGCCGCCCGGCTTGAGGTGCTCGGGGGCCCCTTCGATGATGCCCTCGACGACGCCTCGTCCAGCCCGGATCGGCGGGTTCGTGGCGATGACGTCGAACCGCCGGCCGCGCACCGGCTCGTAGCCCGCTCCCAAGAGTACCTCGACATTGGCCAGGCCGTTGCGCCGCGCGTTGTCCCGGCTCAGCGCCACCGCACGCTCGTTCACGTCCGTCAGCACCGCGCACCCGCCCGGTGCGGCCGATGCGGCGACGATTCCGATCACACCGTACCCGCACCCGACGTCGAGCACCGTGTCGGTCGGCCCGATCTCGAGGGCCTCCAGCAACAGGCGGGTGCCGCGATCCACCGCGCCGTGCGAGAACACCGCCCGGTCGGTCTCGAACAGAAACGCACGGCCCCGGAAGGAAAAACGCACCGTGCGCCGGTGCGAACGCGTCCGGGGACGCTCGGAGAAGTAGTGCTGGGTCACACCATCTCGCGGATCGCGCGCGCCCGCGCCTGCAGGCGTCCTGCCGCCTCCGCGTCGCGCAGCCGGGCGATCTCCTCTTCGAGCGCCTCGATCTCCCTGAGGATCGCTGCGCGTCGCCGATCGTCTCCCCGACCCCGCTGCACGATTCCCAACAGCTCCTCGTATCGCGCCAGTTCCGCCAACGACCGACGGATGCCGTCGTGGATCGCCTGCCGCGTCACGCCGAACCGCTCGGCAATTTCCGACAGCGACAGATCGTCGTGGAAATACATCGCGATCAGCCGCTGCTGCCGCGGCGTGAGCAAACGCGCGTAGACGTCGAACAGGCGAATCACCGCCAGTCGATCTGCCAGCAACCGATCCGTCGCCATTGCCTGTAAAGGTTCACCCCTTTACACATATCACACTCCGCCGCCGCCGGCAACCGGATGGGTGGTGGCGGGCACTCGCGCGACCACCAGCGCGCCGGTGAGCGCGACCAGGCCCAAGGACGCAAAAGCCCAGCCCCACGACGTCGCGGTGGCATCGAGGATCAACCCGAACACCGCCGGGGCGGCCGCCGCGGCGACGAATCCTAGCCCCGACTGCACGGCCATCGCCGCGCCCAGCGTCTCCATCCTCGCCGACTCGGCCACGGCCGCCGACAGCGCCGACGACTCGGCTGTGATCAGCAACCCGTACACCAAAGCCACCGAGAGAACCACCCCCGGGCCCATCGGTAGGCTCCAGCCGATGCCCAGCGAACAGGCGGCCGATCCGACCAGGCACAGCGCGATCGTACGGCGACGACCCAGCCGGTCGGACACCCACCCGCCGAGGGCGTTGCTGACGGCGCCTGCCGCGAGGACGGCCGACGCCACGGCGGCGGCCTTCGAGGAAGCCTCGAGGACCGACGCCTCCTGTGCGGCCCACAGCACCGTCAGGAACGCCGGGAGCCACGCCCGCATGCCGAACAGTTCCCAGTTGTGCGCCGCGTAGGCCGTCGCAAACCGCATCGCCCGCGCGTTGCGCAGCACCTCGACGATGTTGGCCCCCATGCGGGATGTGCTGCGCGGCGTGTCGGGCGCGATCGCCCACGCGATGCCGAACGCCGCGAACGGGCCCAGTGCGGTCACCCAGAGCGCGACACGCCAGTCCAGCCGCAACAACAGCCCGGTGAGCAGCAAAGACGCGCCCGTGCCCAGACCGAAGCAGGAGATGTACAGCCCCATCGCGGCACCGCGGCCGGCCGCAGGGAAGCGGTGCACCACCAGGCGCATCCCCGGGGCGTAGGTCCCGGCCAGGCCCGCGCCGGCCAGGCCCCTCAGCACGAGCGCCGAGGCCAGGTCGCGCGCGCCGAGTGCGAACAGCACGCCGAAGACACCGTTCCACAGCGCCGACCCGAGGTACACCACGCGGACCCCCACGCGGTCGGTCAGCGTGCTCAGCACGACCACGGCGATCACATATCCGATCTGCTGGGCCGCGAAGACCGCTCCGGCCTCCGCCGCGCTCAGACCCCACTCGGCGCGCAGGATCGGCAGCGCGGCCGCGTAGTTGGCGAATGGGAGCATCGTGGCGATGTGTGCGATGCACAGAGCCGTCAGCCACCGCCACTCGCCGCGCATGCGCTTCCGTAGGATCTATCCGGCAGCCCACGGGGTGCGGCAGCCTCCGCGATCTACCGGCGCGGAGCCGGCTACCACGGACGGAAGGGGCTTGCTCACGCCGCCGGCCCAAGAGCCGGAAACAGGGCGTCCGCGAAGGCTTCCGGATCGAAGGGGTGGAGGTCGTCGACCCCTTCACCCGTACCGACGAACTTGACCGAGATGCGCATCGACCGCCCGATCGCGAGGAGCACACCACCCTTTGCGCTGCTGTCGAGTTTGGCCACGACGATGCCCGTGAGCGGGACCGCCTGCTGGAACTGGCGCGCCTGCTGGAGCCCGTTCTGTCCGGTGTTGGCATCCAGCACCAGCAGTGACTCCACGGGCGCTGCCGGCAGGTGTCGCTCCACGACCCGGCGGATCTTGCGCAGCTCTTCCATCAGGTTGACCTTCGTGTGCAGCCGTCCGGCGGTGTCCACGATCAAGACGTCGGCCCGCCGTGCCCCCAGCGCCTGGAGCGCATCGTAGACGACGGCAGCTGGGTCTGCGCCTTCCCGGTGCCGGACCACCGGCACGCCCGCGCGATCCGCCCACACCTGCACCTGCTCGATGGCCGCCGCTCGGAACGTGTCGGCGGCCGCGATCAGGACACGTCGCCGTTCGTGCGTGAGCCGGTGGGCCAGCTTGCCGATCGTCGTGGTCTTGCCCGAACCGTTGACCCCCAACACGAGAACCACCGCCGGGGGCGGGTCGAGCCGGAGCGGCTCGGCCGCGCCGAGGTGGTCGACGATGATCTCCCGAAACGACCGGCGGAGGTCCTCCGGCCGCCACACCCCCATCATGGCCCTGCGCCGCAGCTGGGCGACGACGTCTGCGGCCACCTCGACGCCCGCGTCGGCTGCGATGAGGGCCTCTTCCAGGCGGTCGAAGAACTCGTCGTCGGGAGGCCGCGCGAAGACGTCCTCCAGGTGTGCGGCGATCGCGCGACGAGTCTTGTTCAGGCCTTCGCGGAAGCGCTCTGCCAGTCCGCGCCGAGTCTCCATGCCTCAGCCGACCGCGTGCCGTCCGAAGCCCCGGGTCCCGTCAGGCCTGCGGCGGCGGAGGTACCTGACGCGGCGGCTCGGTCTTGACGTGCGGCAGTTCGATCACCGGCTGTGGAGGTGGTGCCTCCGGAAGCGTCGGCCGCCGCGGCGCCGGCAGCAGCGCGTGTTCGAGAACCTCGTCCATATGCTCCACGAGCTGGAACCGCAGCTTGCGCCGGACCTTTTCGGGGATCTCGTGCAAGTCCTTCTCGTTCTCCTTCGGCAAGATGACCGTGCGCACGCCCGCCCGGTGCGCGGCGATGACCTTCTCCTTGAGCCCGCCGATCGGCAACACCCGGCCCCGGAGCGTGATCTCACCGGTCATCGCGACGTCCTTGCGCACCGGCCGCCCCGTCAGCGCCGAAGCCACCGCCGTGGCCATCGTGATCCCGGCCGACGGTCCGTCCTTGGGCTGCGCGCCGGCCGGTACGTGGATGTGCACGTCGTACTTGCTGTACCAGTCGTCGTCGGCCCCCAGCGGCTTCGTCCGAGAGCGCACGTACGACACTGCGGCCTGCGCCGACTCCTTCATGACGTCGCCCAGTTGGCCGGTGAGCGAGAGCTTGCCCGTCCCCCTGACCAGCGTGGCCTCCACCGGGCTCACGTCACCGCCCATCTCGGTCCACATCAGGGCCATCGCGGCGCCGACCTCGTCCTCCTTCTCCGCGGTGCCGTGCCGGAAACGCGGCGGCCCCAAG encodes the following:
- a CDS encoding DUF5518 domain-containing protein, producing MLLGVIVGFLVNVILTPVPFGPLAGGAVAALIAGGGAGRGALAGFLAGILGAVVGFFVLEALGIAIAGLVGAIVGAVGGAVLLALSLYEGIVSMIGGAVVGALRKR
- the rplS gene encoding 50S ribosomal protein L19, which gives rise to MDKTMLVEQPQLKSKIPDFGPGDTVRVHMKVIEGGRERVQAFEGVVVGRRGGGLRETFTVRRISHGVGVERIFPLHSPRLDRVDVVRRGRVRRAKLYYLRDKVGKQTRIRERR
- the rimM gene encoding ribosome maturation factor RimM (Essential for efficient processing of 16S rRNA), which translates into the protein MAGPTGRPAPRTLRIGVVMRPHGIHGEVRVRPDTDFPDRFRTLRRVLVVRGDRTTAYGVERVRSAGETFLVKLTGVDTPETARELSGASLHVEREDAPPLPEGRFYVHDVIGMEVTTTDGEPLGWVAEVLRTGANDVYAVRGGGREVLIPAVRDVVAELDPRGGRMVVRLIPGLVDDR
- the lepB gene encoding signal peptidase I codes for the protein MVNLRESLSSVSLPEMSIPVIIMVVAVALVVLRLAVKRAYLFSPSVRRVFIETLDAAVFAVVLAFVIITFVVQAFFIPSGSMEPTLHIGDRILVAKFYYRLAPVQRGDVIVFRYPLNPGKDFVKRVVGLPGDRVELRQGVVFLNGRPRPDLTPLGGDRACAQNFGPKTVTPNHLFVMGDNRCNSEDSRFFGLVPIQNVVGRAFVVYWPPTRMGVVR
- the trmD gene encoding tRNA (guanosine(37)-N1)-methyltransferase TrmD yields the protein MSHDQAARLRIDIVTIFPQAMAPLQMSVLGRAQARGILAVRVWDLRDFATDRHRTTDDYPYGGGPGMVMKAEPFFAAVRAITAEAGRPDRILLTSPQGRRFDQATARELSRLSHLVVLCGHYEGVDERVVLGLGAEEISIGDYVLTGGELAALVIVDATARLVPGVVGDRGSVEADSFSGGLLDFPHYTRPPEVEGLRVPEVLLSGHHAEIARWRRKEALRRTARRRPDLLAAAELGPEDRKLLEEIEGEDAHAPERDVNAGESGRGPA
- a CDS encoding YraN family protein; translated protein: MNRRRIGTDAEEAAVAALRRAGYRVVARNVRFRFGEIDVVCDQGGTLVFVEVKARRTADRGNPFEAVTLHKQRRIARLAEAYLQRHRARHPVCRFDVVAVELGPTGEPVAVEILPDAFRL
- a CDS encoding KH domain-containing protein — encoded protein: MRELVEHIVMGIVDDPTAVEVSEVEHARGKVVRVRVAPEDVGKVIGRNGRVARAVRILARAAARRRGRDAVMVEIEGG
- a CDS encoding ribonuclease HII, encoding MQQRGQPLLRPGPDPERRRPRVRRLLAAHADGRGALTARGARGRVSLYRVEREAWRAGYAWVAGVDEAGRGPLAGPVVAAAVIFGRQTRIPGLDDSKRLAPSVRAVVAEHIRRRALAWAVATASVEEIDRMNILHAARLAMRRAVEGLIVVPSLVLVDGRSGLYLPIPQRTIVNGDAQVACIAAASILAKVERDRIMTELDALYPGYGFARHKGYACAEHFAAIRALGPSPVHRRSFSPFRADALWGDEPTADRD
- a CDS encoding YlqD family protein → MASITVIRPVVVKAIVTENFKDLYRRELEEALRRVEEVLNQIETQLRRLDLERQVSPQSRGLRQQLELERTRQEMVRAELRDRLREAENLVLNSEFPQTTVDSQLEIRVGDNLFSKLTRTEIVVKDGIVMEIRQG
- the rpsP gene encoding 30S ribosomal protein S16, which codes for MAVKIRLMRMGQRHQPVYRVVVADSRSPRSGRYIEVIGQYNPRTEPSTIHINAEKAIAWLERGARPSDAARVLLRKTGILRQWQERARSKA
- the thrS gene encoding threonine--tRNA ligase; protein product: MDARADRVRIRFADGTEASYPVGTRLVDIAKERGERDALAALVNGQPMDLSASAQCDAEVRFLRFDDPQGREIYWHSSAHLMAQAVKELFPDAKLAIGPPIADGFYYDIDIGRPLMPEDLDRIEARMRELARQDQPIERIEIPRDEAIRMYREMGEKYKLELLEDIRDERVSFYRQDGFVDMCRGPHLPSTGYIKAVKLLSTSGAYWRGDERREQLARIYGISFPDEGQLAEHLRLLEEAKRRDHRRLGRELDLFLISEDVGPGLVLWTQRGAVVREVAETFWKQLHREHGYELVYTPHIARAHLWETSGHLHWYRESMFGPMEVEEQRYLIKPMNCPFHMMLYRRETRSYRDLPMRIGELGTVYRYERSGVLHGLLRVRSFTQDDAHIFCRPDQLADEMDRVLDLAFTIYEAFGFRDYRVHLSVRDPNDFGKYAGSPHMWDTAESTLAAVLDRRGLPYARLEGEAVFYGPKIDIHLVDALNRPWQTATVQFDFNLPVRFGLTYVGEDGREHVPYVVHRALFGSMERFFGLLIEHYAGAFPMWLAPEQARLLPIADRHIAHAREAAAALRARGLRADVDGRNEKIGRKIRDAQLMKVPYMLVVGDREVRSGMVAVRHRSRGDLGSMSLEEFARRAHEEIASRAIS